The DNA segment TTTCTGCAATAATAAGCCACAGGGTGTTCATTTCCTTCGTCATCTGGTTGTCTCAGGGCAGCTATGATGCCTACATTTGAGGCATCGCAGTAAGCAACGCATAGTTTGTCGACATTAAATATTCTCAGTATTGGCTCTTCGGTTAGGCGTTTCTTAATTTAATTAAAAGCCTTTTCGCATTGAACGTCCCATTCCTATTGAGTGGACTTGTGTAGAATTCTCATAAGAGGATAAACAATATTGCTAAAAATGGGCAATGTACTGCCGCTAGACATTGATGGTTCCTAGAAATCTTTGCAGCTCTTTCTGACATGTCGGTTTTGGAATCCGTGACACTGCTTTTACGTTGCTCTTTCCCGCACAGATTAGAATCCTGTCGACTTAATGTGACGAAAAGGCCACGGTGTCAACCCGAATACTGGGTTTTATATCTTAGCATCTCATTCTGCTGAATGAgcgtgaacccccccccccctacacacacacgtATGTATGAACAAGGCGAATGCATTCCGAGTACTCAATTGAGCCCAGCCGAATATAAGCTTCACCGCGAGAGCGCGCGAAAGCGACTAGTCGAATGTACCATAACACTCGACTCGTATGAGTCGTGTGTCATTGCCAGTGGATAAACCCTCCTTACAAGGGTTAAGTTATCACTTCAAATAGATAAGCTGTACCGGCAAGCACCGCAGTAACTGACTCTGCGGGAGACCCTCACATTGTGCGTAACTCACTCACAGTGCTACACAGTAATCATTCCAGCTACGGAGAGCTCTACGAAGTCCAGGATAGGTGTACCTGGACGTTGACGCGCAGACAAAGCTATTGGTTCAAGCAAGATGTAGTGGAATATGAGCAGTCACCGGTACATTAGGAAATAACGTGGTCATTGGCAGACTCGCTACATAAGCCTTGTCAGGACACCTGCAGATTGTACCACCTCGACCGAACATCCGAGCATCGATAATGCTCTGGTACTGTTAAGACCTAGAGGCTTGAAATCGTCCTTGTGGGTGTTCGAGAGGAGGAGGTCCTGCTACAGACTTCGACTTCGGGGCCTCGTATCTGTATATCAGTCTTCTGTAAGCCCATGTTATTGTAAAAATAAAACTGATTGTGAAGTTTATCAAACAGACTACTGTGAGGCACCAGCGCAACGGGAATACCACTTACGCcgctccgcaaaaaaaaaaagttgcttacaatactccctaatgtgaaatttgagtgcagctgtatacgtgttttcatttcgcgatatattgagggaaATAATTTCAGACCGAAATCGCTGCACCGACAGGCAGAGGGccggtgccgtcagcgccttctcAGAAGGAGGGGcagcatgggaacgctggcatggtgagcggcgacggagccagctgtgaaagaagtcgacgacgaaggcgcgagcactggcacgagcgTGTTCGCGCGGTTACAACGAGGAACGGCGATGCTCAACCTAGGAacggctgcgctctaaaacgctcCAGTGACAATTCAAGCCGGAGCGAGGCTGACCAGTAGGAACGCTTCTGTGGGAACGACTGACAACTGGAAACGCCAGGACAGTTCCTGGACATCACGTAGCCTCAGTCCGTTTCAACAAACGAAAACATAGTAAATCGCAATAAACAAGAACAAAACATGAACGAACAGGTCACGAACAGACGTGAAGAAAGGAGTACCTGATGCGTCGCTAACACCACGCATAGCGTAAAGCAGCAGAAGCAGCCACGTCGGCCAGGCGATGCGAAGTCGGAGCGTTGCCTTCTGTCCTGTCTAGCTCTTGCAATGTGGTCGAAGAGACATTTCATCTGATACGCAGAGCTGTGTTGATGCTGTGAACTGTTCGTGTCATGGCGATCAGCACAGAGCAGTAGTGGAGCTCCAGTATATTAGAGTACAGACCACGCGACCTTCTCTACTCGAAGAAAATAGGAATATTGTAAAAACCATATCTATCGGAAAAGCATCCGGGCAGGGCATCTTCAGTACTGAAACGAACAAAAAAACGTTCATCACTCCTCTTCCAGCCGCTAAGATGGTTTTCAGGCAGACATGTAAGCATCAGACGTCTCACTTTTGTGAGCAAAGGCTCACGCATAATGCGTGGCGTGATCTATCGCCAAGTGAAGGAGCTTCTTTGACGAGCCGTATCTCGCAAAGCAACCGATAGTGCCCATGGCGAGAATGTCGAAAGGTTCTTATGCAGGTGGCAGAGACTCCAGTGATCCAAATCGATTGCTTTTTGGTTTCTTGCATTTCTGGCATGTATCGCAATGACGGACGTAAACAGAAACGTACGTCACTAATTTCTGGCCAGTATGCCCAAGTGAGAAGTGCGTCGGCCACACCTTGTGAAAGGATTCACTAGCTGTCAGGTGCGGTGAGCATTAACGCTAGATGGCGTACATTACAGGTCGAAGGCAGAAGAAGAAGAGCGTACGAAGTAGGTAGACGTGTTATTCTCACGCTGCTCTCAGAAGAGTCACAAGAAAGCCGCCGAGACTCCTTGTGGCCTCGTCATAGCTTTGACGCAGGACATGGTACCTAGAGATCCCGGCAAGTCGGTGCCAGAGACCGAACACCCAAAGGGCAAGCCAAGAAGACACCGCAGATCGGTCGCCGACAAAGAACAGCCAGCTTCGTCGGTCTCGCTCTCCTCCACATTGCAGTCGAGGCAGTCACTTGACCTAATGCCTGATGCGCCCGCTCGAACTCCTCACCCGGACTCTGAGCGCGGAGCTCAAGCCAGTCCTCCTACCGCTGAGAGCAGCGGAACCACCGTCGCCCTTGCAGCTGCTGAAGAGATCAGCGTGTCATCCTCGAAACCTAATGACGCACCCGTTGAGGCTGATCCCGGAGTAGTTTCACAATCGGAGAAACCGGCGGAACAGCAGTTCCAAATGGTACCGACCTTAAAGCGCCGACTGAGCCAACCAGAAACGCTCACTGTGAAAGCCCTGCACACGAAGCTGTCGACAGGTCCGTCatcagctggctccgatgccgccaTCGCAGCGCAAACCAGGGACAAAACCAAATTTTACAGCGCCATCGCCTTACTCCTGTTGGTCGCGGCCATCGTCGTTGGAGGACTGTTCGCGGTGATCTTCCTCTTTACCAATTGGGAGAGCCAGGTGCTGCTCCAGGTTCCGGGCCTTGGCAGGTTCCGCGGCTTCGTCGTCGTGATCGAGAACCAGCCGCTGTACGTGTTTCGTGGAGTTCGCTTCGGCCAGGACACGGCAGGGGACAAGCGGTTCGACAGGCCCACCGCTTGGACCAACAACAGACACGCGGTCACCGACGCGAGGCTGTCCAAACCGGGCTGCATGCAGAAACCGCTGAGGGAGAAAGACAAAGACGTCGAGCTCAACAACGACATGACCGAGGACTGTCTGCACCTTAACGTGTGGACGCCATGCACGGATGCCTCGGAGCCCGGCTGTCGCAGGACGGTCGTGGTTTTCCTTTCATCGCGGGGTTTCCAACAGGGCAACAACAACGACTACGACGGCCGCTGGTTCGCCGCTCTCGGCCAAGTGGTTGTGGTGGTGCCGAATTTCCGGCTGGGCGCTTTCGGCTTCCTCGACCTTGGCGTTCCCGGCGCCCCGGGAAACGTGGCGCTGGACGATCAGCGTCTGGCGTTGGAGTGGGTGGTGGCGCACATTGGCAGCTTCGGTGGCAACGCCAGTGACGTCGTGCTCATGGGCAGTGCCGCCGGCGCGTGGTCGGTGGGCGCCCACATCACTGGCGACGATCCGTTCTGGCGTCACGAACGGTTCGCAAAGGTCATCCTCCACAGCGAGTCGCCGCTCAGGCGATACTACGCCCACACCGCCCGCCGGGTGACGCAACTGTTGAGATGCCCGGTGGAAGACCGTCTGTCGCAGCTGTCCTGTCTGCGCAATGCCTCGGCGCACGACGTAGTGCGCGTGACGAGCGCGTGGGACTGCCACCAGGGCCCCTCGACGACGCGCGCGCCCGAGTCGGCGGCGCGCGTCGTCGGCCGTCGCTTCCTCGTGGGCGTGGTCTCGGACGAAGGATCCCACTTAGCTGACTTGCTGCGCAGGCTGCCGTCGCGGGCACAGAACTTGCACTGGATGGCGAGTGAGTTTCTGTCCACCGTGTTCCGCATAAAGCTGAGCGCCGAGCTCGCAGATGCCTACCGCAGCACGACCGACGGAGGCGATGCTTCTGAAGATGGCTGGGCGGTCGGCCAGCTTCTGGGCGACGTGCTCTACGTGTGCCCGCTCGTACGACTGGCGTTAGAACTTGCAGCCGAGCACCGGAACTTGGTGTGGGGATTTCTGTTCGACCACCGCGCCAGCTTCGCACCGCCCTACGACGGGACGGGTGCACCGCGGTTCTCGGAGCTCGACTTCCTGTTCGGCCGCGTCCTCGACGGCGCCGTCGGACCGGCCAGTTCGGACGAGCAGCGGCTGGCCAGGGAGCTCATCGAAACGTGGACCGGCTTTGCCAAGAGAGGTTCGTTGCCCAGGGTCGACCAGCGCACCTGGCCTCCCTACGCCGACGGCAGGGCGGTCCACGTGCGCATCACCCAGCAGGGGCTGGAGGAAATGTGGGACTTCAAGAAGAACAACTGTTCCATTGTGGCCAGCTACGTTCCGTACGCGGCCCACGATACTGCAGCGCGATGGGAAAAGAACACTACCGCGTGATCCACGCCTAACCCACTTTCCAGACGCTGATATTGGACGAGGCGTGTTAATTACTTGCTACTaccttgttgttttttttttgctcgaattAAGTAGAGACTATTGAACAACTGTTTTGCTCTTAATCGATTGCCCTTTCTCTTTATTGCTCCGTCTTAACTGCACCATTGATATCGCTGGACTGTCGAAACATTTCGTAACCCACATGATTTTGTACCGTTTCTGACTAATTAATTTTTTCAGGACTACGTATGGAAACCGTTGCACTTATATTACGCTGCACGAGTTACGCTGTACTCTTAGTTTCATAAGCTGCCAAGTGTTCAGACAGCACGTAGTATAAGCTTCTCCTGCTTATGACACTCACCTCTAAGGACCTTATGTATTACACGTTTCCTAAAATTGACGGAGAAATCCGCACTTATTGGCCGTCGAAACCACAGTGCTACATTTAGTTCATCTTCCGTGCTAGAGACAGCGTATTGTTGCTGTTTGCGTGAGGAGCTGCTGCGTCCGCAAGCGTTTCATTAGGACCCCCTGGAGCTAAACTTCATATGTGAGGTCGCGCGGGAAGCTCAACCAAAATGGCAGGGTCGCATTCGCTTCCCTTTCAACTTCTGGGCACAACCGCGAGGTTTACGGCTTTTCACAGTCGTTCAACGTAATACACGAAGAACTCCGGTGTTTATAATCGCTAGGCGTTAAACTTGTGAGAATTTTTCTTGCACGGAATTCGCGGACTCGATGTATTAAGAAGTTCCTTGCTTCATAATATACAACAAAAGATCACGTTTGCCTCATTCCTCCAGGAGCCTCTAATGCTGCGagtttttgtttgttcgtttgtttgcttaTATTGAAAGGACATCGATTTGGGCTCTTACGTGTATCTTAACCACAAGATAAATGAACACCGGAGAAATAAAGTTAAAGCTGCCGGCTTTTCAACGTATCCATGTGCACATATGACTCAAAATAAAAAATCTCAAGatcatgtttattttttccaaaGAACACTTGGAAGTAGGTCCGAACAAAAAGTGGAAGCTAGTCCACTTGACTCGAATCGAAAAGGGCTTCCTCAGAAAGGGGAGGCACACAAAATCGAACACCAGTATAGTTTCAATGAAGCGATACTTTTATGATATAAAAGATTTACAGGAGACTTAACAAATGCGCACATAATTTCAACTCAGCATACTTCTCGCAGTACTCTGGTGGTAATCGCCTGTTGCCTAAATTTTTTGCGTGTTTTTGTTTCAACATAATGCAGGCCATAAACGGTGTTTGTAGGAGTGTGTAGAGAGTAACAAACTGTAGGGTTTGAACATGTCACAACAAACAAaatcatattaaaaaaaaaaggaaagaaaaacgacgtTAAGGTATGTTGGCACCTGGTGCGGTTAAAAACTTATTTAATGGAAAGGAACGGATGTCGCCAGGCTAAGACTTCCTAAAGTCAATATAATGCTCGGAAAAGGGTTCCTAAACTTATTACGAGCGTAAAACTACCTCAGCTTAAGTTTATAAAAACCGTGGGCTGAATACTGTTTAGTAAAATCATTCTCAAGGCAGTGTATAAACTAGACAGAATTATAGGAATAAGCATGTTGTTGGTCCATACTGAATGCTCACAGAGGATGAGTGCGAGCGAGAAAAGACAAAGTGTTGACCCCTAAAAAGATTTAATTGAAACGAGGTCCGAATACATATACAAACTACAGTGCTGCTTGCGCACGCTTGGTGATCAGCCGTCTCAAAGGACACATAAAAAATAAACGcaagcaagaaaaacaaacaccGCAAAAACCAATTGCGCGCGACAACAACgaggcgccaaaaaaaaaaaaaaaagcaaggattaTCGATACTTGTTTGTGACCGCCTTGTTAAAGCTACCCGTCTCTGCGCATGGCTAAAGAAACTGATGTCCTTCTGCGAAAGCTCAATCGAAAGTGCGCTGACGGGCGCGTCGCCGAGCCTGTGCGATTTCTACTCCTTCTGTAATCTCTATAGTTTGCCCCTGTTCTTGCCTAGGACATTGACTTAGCGCAGCTTCAAATGAGCAATCACAAAAAGAGCGCAAAATTTTTGAACCATGTGCAGTGGCGGGATAGTTTATCGAGGCGGCAACACATAGACTTCGGTTCTCGCGCTTTTTTTTCGTGCCTCCTCGTGGGCGGCCGGCATTTGGAATTTCGCTGCTTGGTTTTCACCTGATGATTGCCTTGAGAGGACTTACCACCATGCGTGACCAAGCTGCgctagattatatatatatatatgcacttcgTTTCAATTAAATCCTTTTAGGAGTCAATAGTTCGTCTTGTCTCGTCCACCCCCGTTAGCGCTGTTCAATTCACTATAAAATAAGTACTCGTCTGACAAGCCACCGCGAACATGTCTCCTCACCATCATCTTGCTTCCTCTTCCCTTATTCCACTGCAGGGATGAGCGGTTAGTTGAAAAGCGGCATGTATGCGCACATCTCCACATACTCAGGGACATAAGTTTGTCCAACggctggtttcgaaccctgttccttcagcacagcagcctgatgcgctacccattcgaccacgtaCTACCCAGCGATCTAGGTAAGCGGGaaacgaatggatggatggatggatgggtggatggatggatggatggatggatggatggatggatggatggatggatggatggatggatggatggatggatggatggatggatggataagtgGATAGGtggatgggtgggtggatggattgATCTATTTCCGCGG comes from the Dermacentor variabilis isolate Ectoservices chromosome 2, ASM5094787v1, whole genome shotgun sequence genome and includes:
- the LOC142571065 gene encoding acetylcholinesterase-like, giving the protein MVPRDPGKSVPETEHPKGKPRRHRRSVADKEQPASSVSLSSTLQSRQSLDLMPDAPARTPHPDSERGAQASPPTAESSGTTVALAAAEEISVSSSKPNDAPVEADPGVVSQSEKPAEQQFQMVPTLKRRLSQPETLTVKALHTKLSTGPSSAGSDAAIAAQTRDKTKFYSAIALLLLVAAIVVGGLFAVIFLFTNWESQVLLQVPGLGRFRGFVVVIENQPLYVFRGVRFGQDTAGDKRFDRPTAWTNNRHAVTDARLSKPGCMQKPLREKDKDVELNNDMTEDCLHLNVWTPCTDASEPGCRRTVVVFLSSRGFQQGNNNDYDGRWFAALGQVVVVVPNFRLGAFGFLDLGVPGAPGNVALDDQRLALEWVVAHIGSFGGNASDVVLMGSAAGAWSVGAHITGDDPFWRHERFAKVILHSESPLRRYYAHTARRVTQLLRCPVEDRLSQLSCLRNASAHDVVRVTSAWDCHQGPSTTRAPESAARVVGRRFLVGVVSDEGSHLADLLRRLPSRAQNLHWMASEFLSTVFRIKLSAELADAYRSTTDGGDASEDGWAVGQLLGDVLYVCPLVRLALELAAEHRNLVWGFLFDHRASFAPPYDGTGAPRFSELDFLFGRVLDGAVGPASSDEQRLARELIETWTGFAKRGSLPRVDQRTWPPYADGRAVHVRITQQGLEEMWDFKKNNCSIVASYVPYAAHDTAARWEKNTTA